The Larus michahellis unplaced genomic scaffold, bLarMic1.1 SCAFFOLD_570, whole genome shotgun sequence genome includes the window agctgctgGACCTGGAGCTGCCgagccggggggagccgccgGAGCGGCTGCTGGAGCGCTGCCGGGCCGTCATCCGCCACAGCGTCCGCACTGGTCAGCACCCCACCACCAGTTCCGCCCCAGTTTGTCCCACTTCAGCCCCAACTGGGCTCATTTCGCCCCCAGCTGGTCCTGGTTTGGCCCCACTGGTCCCGGTTCAGCTGGTCCTGGTTTGGCCTCGTCTGGTCCCAGCTTGGATACCACTTGTCCCGGTTCAGCTGGTCCCACTTCGGCTCCAGCCGGTCCCAGTTCAGCTGGTCCCAGTTCAGCCGGTCCCAGTTCAGCCCCAGCCAGTCCCAGTTCAGCTGGTCCCAGTTCAGCCCCAGCTGGTCCCCATTTGGCCCCAACAGGTCCCATTTCAGCCCCAGCTGGTCCCAGTTGAGACCCAGTGGGTGCCAGTTCAGCCCAGTTTGTCCTGGTTCAGCCCCGGCTGGTCCCAGTTAGGTCCAACTGGTCCCAGATCAGCCCCAGCTGGTCCCAGATCAGCTGGTCCTGGTTTGGCCTCATCTGGTCCCAGCTGGGATACCGCTGGTCCCAGTTCAGCCGAACTGGTCCCAGTTCAGCTGGTCCTGGTTCAGCCCCAATGGGTCCTAGTTCAACCCAGCTGGTGCCAGTTCATCCCAGTTTGTCCCGGTTTGTCCCTGACTGATCCCGGTTCAGCCCTGGCTGGTCCTGGCTTGGCCCAGCTGGTCCCAGTTCACTCCCATTTCGGCCCCAACTGGTCCCACTTTgtcaggcagcagctgggtgcagggcagcccccccgccccagccagTCGctgtcctggggtggggggtccagcgcgtccccacgcgtgtccctgtCCCACACAGGGGTCCAGCATGTCCCCacgcctgtccctgtcccacacaGGGATCCAGCGCGTCCCCCCACACGTCCCTGTCCCACACAGGGGTCCAGCGCATCCCGACATGTGTCCCTGTCCCACACACGGGTCCAGCgcgtccccacgcgtgtccccgtcACACGCAGGGGTCCAACACAtccccacgcgtgtccctgtCCCACACAAGACTCTGGAGGTGGCCCCACTCCCACGGGTGACGGTTCCCCCCTTGTGGCAGCGTCCCCGGTGTCTGAGTCCCCATGGTGCTGGGGGTCCCATGAGGAGGGGGCCGAGGGGGTGgctcctgtccccctgtccctgacGCCATCCCCGTTCCGTCCCCCCCCAGGTCACCCTCACTTCTTCAACCAGCTCTTCTCCGGCCTGGACCACCACTCGCTGGCGGGACGCTTGATCACCGAGGCCCTCAACACCAGCCAGTACGTGCCGGAAGacgggggtgttttggggtgctGAGGTGTCGGGGAGCCTGTGGGGGGGGAGTGAGGGTCTCGCCCCCCCCACgggtgccgtgtccccccccgtagATACACCTACGAGATCGCCCCGGTGTTTGTGCTGATGGAGGAGGTGGTGCTGGCCAAGCTGCGGGAGCTggtgggctggagcagcggcgATGGCATCTTCTCCCCGGGTACCTGCACCGcttgtccccgtccctgtcccccacctGTGACCCCCGGTGGGGGCTTGTCACCCCCCCCGGCTGTGACACAGGTGTCCTCGTCCCCCTCGGCAGGAGGCTCCATCTCCAACATGTATGCCATGAACGTGGCCCGGTTCCACCGCTTCCCCGAGAGCCGGCAGAAGGGCAACTGGGCTCTGCCGCGCTTGGCCCTCTTCGCCTCCCAGGAGGTGGGACGGGgacggggtttggggacagggttTGGGATCTGTGTGTTCCCCCCACTCCCGATCTGACCCCCATCTTCTCCCCCCTCAGTGCCACTACTCCATCCAGAAAGGAGCCGCCTTCCTGGGCATCGGCACCGACAACGTCCGCCTGGTGGCCACCGACCAGGGGTGAGTGTGACGGGGACGGCCCcacgccccggccccgcgggaggTTTgatctgtccctgtccccagggggaAGATGGTCcctgaggagctggagaaggagatCCAGAGGGCCAAGGCCGAGgtgaggaggggtggggggcacaggggcgtccgtggggggccggggcagagcctTCTGCCAAgggctccctgtccctgtcccatccctgtcccctgccccatcccagtgtcccctgtcctgtccctgtcccctgccccatcccagtgtcccctgtccctgtcccatccctgtcccctgccccatcccagtgtcccgtgtcctgtccctgtcccctgccccatcccagtgtctcctgtccctgtcccctgccccatcccagtgtcccgtgtcctgtccctgtcccctcccccatcccagtgtcccctgtcctgtccctgtcccctgccccatcccagtgtcccctgtccccccccccccagggcgcCGAGCCTTTCTTTGTCTGTGCCACCTGCGGCACCACCGTCCTGGGTGCCTTCGACCCGCTGGGCAGCATCGCCGACATCTGCCAGCGCCACGGCCTCTGGCTCCACGTGGACGTGAGTCGCGGGGGGAGACCCGGGGCTGCCCGAGGGGGGACAAGGACGACACGCGTGTCCCCTTGGGCCCCCCCAGGCtgatccccccaccccctgcggTGACGGCAGGGTTCCAACTCAacacccctctcccctcccggcAGGCAGCCTGGGGCGGCAGCGTCCTGCTCTCCCAAAAACACCGGCACCTCCTGGCCGGCATCGAGAGGCGAGTCACCCTCCCCAGcgctgagcccccccccgccccaaaacaGGCTCAAAACTCCCTGTTTCAGGACCGGGGAccgccccccctctccccacaccggGGGGTGACTGCATCCCCCTCTCCCGCAGGGCCGACTCGGTGGCCTGGAACCCCCACAAGATGCTGGCGGTGGGTTTGCAGTGCTCGGCCTTCCTGCTCCGCGACACCTCCGTAGGTCCCGCCGCCCCTtcctaaccccccccccccgccccgcctctcctggggggctgccccacatcaCCCTACACGCCGTCCCGCGTGTGTCACCCCCCACTAGGGTCTCCTCCAGCGCTGCCACGGCGCCGGCGCCACGTACCTTTTCCAACGCGATAAGTTTTACGACATCGCCTACGACACGGGGGACAAGACCCCGCAGTGCGGCCGGCGCGTGGACTGCCTCAAGCTCTGGCTCCTCTGGAAAGCCGTGGGGACCCAGGGGCTGGCGCGACGCGTCGAGCGGGCCTTCGCCTTCACCCGGTGGGTGCCGGGACCCCAGcgggtggggcggggaggggacacacactcccctcccctgctgtgacccccccccccccgactcctaGGACATCAACActcccctccgtcccccccaGGTACCTGGCCGAGGAGGTGAAGCGGAGGGACGGCTTCCAGCTGGTGCTGGAGGTAGGGCTGCTCGCCTGGGCCCTGCGCGGGGGGGGTTAcgtgtgcgtgtcccccccccccttaacaACACCCTGTGGCATTGCTGAGCCCCGAAATGACCTGCCCCAAGGGTTAAATCCTTGGGGTGGGCCTGGAAGAGGGAGGGGGGGACGAACCAGTGCCCCATTGCAGTGGAAAACACCTTCCCCGAGGCCCAGAGTGGTCCTgaaatggggaaggggggggggggaagcagtgccccccccccctccgctgcAGAAAGCACCTACCCTGAGGTTTAAGCCCCCAGAGTGGTCCCGAAATGGGGGTGAGGGGCAAagcggtgccccccccccccccccccccccgcggtggaAAACACCTTGCCCGAGGTTTAACTCCTTAGGATGGTCCCGAAATGGGGGGCGGGGGCGTGGTAAgctggtgccccccccccgcagcggaAAGCACCTACCCTGAGGTTTAAACCCCTCAAGTGGTCccgaaatggggggggggggggggcagaaaacaCCTTCCCCAAGCTCTGCCCTGAGGTCGAAGCCCCCGGGGATTGTCCTGACACGGGAGTGGGGGGCGAaacagtgcccccccccccagggtgtggGGCTCGGCGGGGGGCTGTGatgcctttcctcctcctcctcctcctcctcctcttcttcccgcAGCCGGAATTCATCAATCTCTGCTTCTGGTTCGTGCCCCCCAGCCTGCGGGGCAAGGAGGGCTGCCCCGATTACTGGCCCAGGCTGGGCAAGGTGAGTGTCGGatccccccccaccaaaaaataACCCCttcaacaccccccaaaaaaatcccccccccccgcctcagccccacGGTGtctttccccccccatccccggcgcAGGTGGCTCCGGCCATCAAGGAGCGGATGATGAGGAAGGGCTCCATGATGGTGGGCTACCAGCCCCACGGCGCCAGGGTCAACTTCTTCCGCCAGGTCGTCACCAACCCCCTCGTCACCCGCGACCACCTGGATTTCTTCCTGGATGAGATCGAACGGCTGGGACGGGATCTGTGAGgactccccccccgcctccccaaacccccttcccacccccagccccgaggAACAGGAGCGGGGCCCCGTTTCCCTCCCTTGGAGCCCCGTTTTCCCTCCTTGGAGCCCGTTTCCCTCCCTGAAATCGGGAATAAAAGTGGGCCGGGCCTCAAAACCCCCCGATGGAATAAAACCGCTTTtactcttccccttttccccccaaaaaacaaggttgggaggggggtgggcaggCTCTGTGGGGGGGTGGGACCCCCTCATTCCCCCTGCAGGCTGCGGAGGAGGTCGAGCAGCTCGGGGGCCAGGCTGGCGGGGGCCAGGCAGGCGCGGAGCCGGGGGGCCGTGGCCCCTTCCTTCTCCCGCCGCTGCCATTCCAGCAGCATCTCGAAGCTCTGCATGACGGCGTTGCCGGCGTTGTCCGCCCGGATCTGATCCAGGCggctcctctccagccccaggcacccGATCCCCACCTCCTGCCATTCCTTCCCCAGTTTTTGGGCCACGCGGAGCAAATCTTTCTCCGTCAGCCGTCGAGGGGCAGGGGCGGCCGGCGGCAGGACGGGCCCACGTCCCGCGTCCCCCTTGCCATGTCCCGGGGGTGCCGAGGAGCCGCCGGCAGCCCCCGTCTCCCCGGgggtctcttcctcctcctcttcctcagcgcCGGGCAGGTGGTAGAGGCGGAGGAGGTCGTGGCGGTGGATTTGGCGGAGCAGGTCGGCGAGGACGTGGAGGGCCCGGCCGGGGAAGCGCTGGAGCAGGAGGCGGCAGAGGTCGGGGCGGGTGGCGGGGCCCAGCTCCCCCCGCGGCAGCCGCTCCTCCAGCAGGTACTTGAGGCTCTGGAACTGCTCCTCCGACAGCgcccgctgcagcgccagcagcGTCTCCCGCTCGCCCCCCGCCATGGCCTGGGGGGCAGCCGTCAGCCCCACCGCCTGCCGTGGGGATAGGTCACTTTCTGCCCCATaggctgctgtggggccagcccacGCCCCGGCCCCACAGGCTGTCATGGGGCTGggtcaccccctgccccacagcctgctgtggggacagctCACTCTGTGCCCCGCAGCCTGCCGTGGGGATGGGttaccccctgccccatagactgctgtggggccaggccACACCCGTCCGCCACAGGCTGCCATAGGGACAGGTGAGCCTCcgccccacagcctgcccaggtcaccccctgccccacagcctgccgtGGGGCCAGCTCACTCTGTGCCCCGCAGCCTGCCGTGGGGCCGGGTGTCGCTGGACCCCCCCCATACTCCCAATCTGCCATGGGGCCCGGTCAccccgcgccctccccgcgccccccagcCCGCCGTGGGTCCCGGTGCGCCCCCAGCCCcgatcccccccctccccgtccctccgcGTCCCCTCGCCCGCCGTGGGTCCCGGTGCCCCTCCAGCCCCGatcccgccccccaccccccccccccacgcgtCCCCACGCGCCCCTCACCGCGCTCCGCTCGCGCCGGTCCCGCGCGGGGCGTGGCCTCCCGCCTCCCGCCAAGGGTCAGCGCGGGAAACGGGGGCGAGGCCAGAGGCGTGGCTTAGAGCGGGAGAGGCGTGGTTTGATGTTTGGTGGGCGGGGCTTGGAGGCGGGGCGGTGCTTAGGTGGGTGTGACCTGGGGCGGGGGCGTGGTTTGTCGGGAAGGAGGCGGGGCTCAAAGGTGGGCGTGGCTTGTGGTGGGCGTGGCTTGGGGCAGATTCGGGGAGCGGGGGCAGCtcggggggcacttgggggggtctgggggcagttttggggtgcGGGGGCAGCTCTGGGGGGGCATTTAGGGGGTCTGGGGGCAGTTTCAGGGTCTGGGGGCAGCtcgggggggcacttgggggggggtctgtggcaGTTTCGGGGCACGGGGGCAGCTCGCGGGGGCACTTTCCGTCTGAGGGGCAGTTCGGGGGGCACCAGCtcgggggctttggggggggggtgtccaggcACCCCGAAagcactggagggggggggaggctgagcccagttttggggtgtttttcccCCCCGGAGGCAGCCGGCGGGAGCGCCATACCCCGCGTCCCGCCGTGCGGGGGGGCCCGGCCCGTcacgggggggggcagcgggggaccccccccggcccctcggcggCCGCCAGCGGGTGCCCCCTCGGGTCCacgcaccagcagcgcccacgctTCGGCCCGCGGGAGGCCCggcactgcgggggggggggggggcgcggcgtaAGGTGGggcaaggggaaactgaggcacggggggggggtgtcgggatATTGGGGTCCCCCCTgaaaatggggaaactgaggcacggggggcCCTGGGTGCTCTCTGGCCTCCCCCTCACCTCCCCcggggaaaccgaggcacggaGGGACGCCCCCCCCTCGAAACTGGGGGAAAACGAGGCACGGGGGGGGcaaggttttggggggggtccccccacgccccccacCACGGGGAAACTGAGGAACGCGGGGGCCCTGGGTGCTCTCCCCCCCCCTTAACCCGCCCccccggggaaactgaggcacggggggggTGCGGGACATCGGggtccccccccaaaatggggaaactgaggcacgagggggtccctgggtgctctgacaccccccccaccccaccccacacggggaaaccgaggcacggccccccccccgccgcccccggggccgccctcCGCTGCCGAAGGAGGGtccgggccgccccccccccgccccgtgtgcccccccccgcgtcccccccccacctgctTGGGCCGGTAGAAGCCGCGGGGGTCGCAGTTGGGgaggaagatggcggcggcggagcggtagagccccccccgcagctcctgcagggcgGCGGCCAAGTGCCCGCggcaggggggctgcggggggggcacggggggggggtcacacccCCGGtaaccccccaacccccccagcccgataacaccccccccccccccccgcatcggACCCACCGTCTCCAGCTCCTCCGCGTCGTcagccggggggggccgggggggcggcgtgggggggggtccctcctgcggggggtcccctggggggggggcacggggaggggacacacgCCCAGGACTCATCCCGTGCCCCCCCGCCGCCACTGGGGGGCGCCCCAGTCCCCAGGGATATCGgggtcccctcccaccccccccccagaggTAGAGACCCCCCCCCCTATTTAAGCTCCCCCCCGATATGTGGGGCCCTCCGTCCCCCAGCGATAGTGCCCCCCCGCTTCTAGCCTCCCCCCCGATATTAGGGTCCCGCCCCCCTCGGGATGGGGGTCTCCCCCATTCCCGCACCCCCGGGGGGCACCCGCAgataccggggggggggggggggggcgctccggGTCCCTTgccgggggctcagccccccccccggctgcccccgtgGCCCCTCCGGACGGACCCCGGGGGTATTTGTCCCTCCCCggtgccgcccccccgccccgtccccgccgggctCCTCCCCGGGGACCCGCTTGccccggagccccccccgcccGTCCCCGGGGGCACGGgactcccccgctgcccccgtcCCTGTCCCGGGGCTCCGGgacccccgccgtgtccccgtccctccccaccacccccccccgggaccctcctcCGGGGGTAACGGGACCGCCCCGGTGCCCCCATCCCCgtcccgggggctgcgggcctCTCCCGGTGCCCCTGTCCCGGGggcccccccggggaccccccggtgccccccatccctctcccggGGTAACGCGCCCGTCCCGGtgcccccggccccgtcccgtccagccccccccggccccagcccggcgCCCCCCTCCCTGTCCCGGTGCgtcccccggggctccccccgccccggttccCCCTCCTCTCACctgggggggcggcggtggcggcggggggggcgcggagggggcggCAGGTCGCGGTGCCCCGCAGgagggcgcggagcggggcgcgtTCCCCGGGCCGGGGGGTGCAGCGGAGCCCGCGGGCGCAGCCGGGGGTGTAAACCCCGCACGGCTCCCCGGGGCCAcgggacccccccgccgccgccgccgccgccgccgggacccccccgccgctgccgcccacCGGGACCGCCgcctcccacagcagcagcagcaccggcagCAGCCGGCGGCCCCCCGCATGGCGGCACCGGGAACGGGACCGAGATCGGGACCCGGCaccgggatcgggatcgggaccCCGGGCGGGGACCCGGGATCGGGATCCGGGACCGCGACTCGGGATCGGGATCGAGACCCGGCACCAGGATCGGGATCGGGACCCGGGATCCGGATCCGGGACGGCGAcccgggatcgggatcgggaccCGGCACAGGGATCGGGATCGGGACCCCGGACCGGGAcccgggatcgggatcgggaccCTGGATCAGTACCGGGATCCGGATCCGGGACTGCGACCCGGGatcgggaccgggaccgggaccgggaccgcgACCCGAGACTCGGGACCGGGATCGGGATCGCGACCCGGGATCGGGATCCGGGACCGGCACCGCGACCCGAGAGTCGGGACCCGGGATGGGGATCAGGTCCCGGGATCGGGATCCGGGATCGGGTTCCGGGACCGGGGCCCCGGGACCCAGCCCCCGGTACCGGGCCCGGTGCGGtgcccgccgcctcccgctctgcccccgcccggccccgccgccgcccttaAGTACCGGcgtcccggccccgggggggtccggggagcgggggggggcaccgggggctgcaCCGGGACGGCGGGGCCGGGATGCTGCCACCCCCCCCGGCGCGGGAGGGGGTTCCCGCGGGTCTggccccccccggagccccggcGTCTGCGCCCCCCTCCCGgcatccccagtatccccagtcgTCCCAGTGCCCTCCACTatccccagtcccctccagtccccccagtctcccccagtctccccagtgccccccactatcccccagtaccccccatTGCCCAGCCCCAGTCCCACCAGTATGCCTCAGTATCCCCAGCCCTCCCattcctcccagtgtcccccagtatccccagtcccCCCACTatcccccagcctccccactaccccccagtttccccagtaTCCCCCAATATCTCCCAATCCCCCCAGTATCCCCTAGTATCCCCCCAGAACCCCCAGTGACCAGACCCAGTCCACCCAGTatccccagttcccccagtatcccccagtatccccagtgctcccagtccccccccccagtatccTCAGTCCTCCCGGTCCCTCCAGTCTTCCCCAGTTCTCCCCACTATCCCCCAatccccccagtatccccagtcccccccagtccccccagtatccccagtcctcccagtcccccccgCACTGAGTCCGCCCCCACGCCAGGGGGCGCTCTCACGCTGACCTCACCCCTCCCATCCTGGGTCCGCGGCGTCATGTGACCGCgacaccctcctcccccctccagcGGCGGGCTCCTCCCCCCACCCGCTCCTCCGGCCTTCGATTGGCGCAGCGGGCCGTCAGTCGGAGCGCGACGGGCGGCGATTGGCCgaggggcgcggcggggcgggaggaggaggcggaggcggaaGCGCGGGTCCCCGGATGTGagtgcgggcggcggggccggagccgggagcGGCCGCAGCGCGGAGCCcatggcgggggcgggcggggccgggccggtgagggcgggggggggaccccggtATGGGGGTGGGGGCCCCGGTATGAGGGGGGGGCGCGCGcgcggttgtggggctgggggaggcccGTGGTACGGGAGGGCCCGGGTACGGGGGGGGCccggttgtggggctgggggaggcccccggtatggggggggggcggttgtggggctgtgctgggggagcccGGGTACGGAGGGGCccggttgtggggctgggggggggggtctgagtATGGCTGGGGGccctggaggcggggggggggcggttgtgAGGCTGGGGGGCGGACGGCCCTCGGTATGGGGGGGTTCTGGGTACGGGGGTATCCGGTTGTGGGGCTGGGTAtgggggggatgctggtgggggggggggtcctgggtaaTGGGGGGGCGGTTGTgggggctgggtgtgggggggggggatcaggttttggggctgggggggggggggtggttttgggTATAtgaggggggttgggggtgggatGACCCggttgtggggctgaggggggctggTTGTAGGGGCGTGGGGGCAGTTacggggggggctcaggggtgggTATGGGGTGGCTGAAGGCGGGGTTGGGCTCGGGGGGGGGTGGTTGTGGTGGGTGGGGTGCACCcagtggtggggaagggggtggggtgggtgttggTCCCGtgggccgggggggtccctgactgccccccccccccccccccccccgcaggtgtCCCCTCGCCATGGATGACCTGAACCTGCACTACAGGTTCCTCAACTGGCGCCGCCGCATCCGCGAGATCCGGGAGGTGCGCGCCGTGCGCTACCAGGAGCGCGCCAAGCACATCCTGGTGGACGGAGACACCCTCAGGTACCCGGGGGGGGGCACAcctgtgcggggggggggggggggtgtgccgGGAGTGACCGTCACCCTTGAtttgtgtcccgtcccccccccctctccgcaGCTATCACGGGGACTCCGGCGAGGTCG containing:
- the LOC141736815 gene encoding uncharacterized protein LOC141736815, with protein sequence MAGGERETLLALQRALSEEQFQSLKYLLEERLPRGELGPATRPDLCRLLLQRFPGRALHVLADLLRQIHRHDLLRLYHLPGAEEEEEEETPGETGAAGGSSAPPGHGKGDAGRGPVLPPAAPAPRRLTEKDLLRVAQKLGKEWQEVGIGCLGLERSRLDQIRADNAGNAVMQSFEMLLEWQRREKEGATAPRLRACLAPASLAPELLDLLRSLQGE
- the LOC141736813 gene encoding uncharacterized protein LOC141736813, producing the protein MTPRTQDGRGRRRGRAGAEREAAGTAPGPVPGAGSRGPGPGTRSRIPIPGPDPHPGSRLSGRGAGPGSRSRVAIPIPVPSLGSRSRSRSRSRSRVAVPDPDPGTDPGSRSRSRVPVRGPDPDPCAGSRSRSRVAVPDPDPGSRSRSWCRVSIPIPSRGPGSRSRVPARGPDPDPGAGSRSRSRSRCRHAGGRRLLPVLLLLWEAAVPVGGSGGGVPAAAAAAAGGSRGPGEPCGVYTPGCARGLRCTPRPGERAPLRALLRGTATCRPLRAPPAATAAPPGDPPQEGPPPTPPPRPPPADDAEELETPPCRGHLAAALQELRGGLYRSAAAIFLPNCDPRGFYRPKQCRASRGPKRGRCWCVDPRGHPLAAAEGPGGVPRCPPP